In Vicia villosa cultivar HV-30 ecotype Madison, WI unplaced genomic scaffold, Vvil1.0 ctg.004337F_1_1, whole genome shotgun sequence, the following are encoded in one genomic region:
- the LOC131641970 gene encoding putative serine/threonine-protein kinase, giving the protein MKSSEHKSETMLFVLGGIVVVIIILILCWIVFRKRIKGSDKPVPNEAEPTAATKTIFPSVQHSSGSMELYSMSLRSISYFDFYTLRKATNNFFHGNLLGSGGFGPVYQGKLEDGRMIAVKALALNKSQQGEREFLAEVKLITSMQHKNLVRLLGSCIDGPQRILVYEYMKNRSLDLFVYGNNDRFLNWSTRFQIILGVARGLQYLHEDSHLRIVHRDIKASNILLDDKFLPRIGDFGLARFFPDDQAYLSTQFAGTLGYTAPEYAIRGELSVKADTYSFGVLLLEIICCRKNTDHTLPPEMQYLPEYAWKLYEKSSLLDLVDPKLKQDGFVEKDVLQATHVALLCLQPHAHLRPPMSEIVALLTFKIEMVTTPMRPAFLDRRPRKDEDNHSFEASFVKGS; this is encoded by the exons ATGAAGTCAAGTGAGCACAAAAGTGAAACAATGTTGTTTGTTCTTGGTGGGATAGTAGTTGTCATCATAATATTGATTCTTTGTTGGATTGTCTTTAGAAAGCGTATTAAAGGATCAGACAAACCAGTTCCAAATGAAG CTGAGCCTACAGCTGCTACGAAGACGATATTTCCGTCGGTACAACACTCATCAG GGTCCATGGAGTTATATAGTATGAGCCTTAGGTCAATTAGCTACTTTGACTTCTACACTTTGAGAAAGGCAACCAATAACTTTTTTCATGGTAATCTTCTTGGAAGTGGTGGATTTGGGCCTGTCTATCAG GGAAAGTTGGAAGATGGAAGGATGATAGCTGTTAAGGCATTGGCTCTTAACAAATCTCAACAGGGAGAAAGAGAATTTTTAGCAGAAGTTAAATTGATCACCAGTATGCAACACAAAAATTTGGTTCGTCTTCTCGGAAGTTGCATAGATGGACCTCAAAGGATACTTGTATACGAATACATGAAAAATCGAAGTTTAGACCTCTTCGTATATG GAAACAATGATCGATTTCTGAATTGGAGCACTAGGTTTCAAATTATACTCGGAGTAGCACGGGGATTACAATATCTTCACGAAGATTCGCACTTAAGAATCGTTCATCGTGATATCAAAGCAAGCAATATTCTTTTGGACGACAAATTTTTGCCAAGAATCGGAGATTTTGGACTAGCAAGGTTTTTCCCGGATGATCAAGCTTACCTTAGCACACAATTTGCAGGAACatt AGGCTATACAGCTCCTGAATATGCAATTAGAGGGGAATTATCAGTAAAAGCTGATACCTATAGTTTTGGAGTTCTTCTTCTTGAGATTATATGTTGCAGAAAAAACACAGATCATACTTTACCACCAGAAATGCAGTATCTTCCTGAATAT GCATGGAAACTATACGAGAAATCGAGTTTATTGGATCTTGTTGATCCAAAGCTGAAACAAGATGGATTTGTAGAGAAGGATGTTCTGCAAGCAACTCATGTGGCTCTCTTGTGCCTTCAGCCTCATGCACATTTGAGACCACCAATGTCAGAAATTGTGGCATTGTTGACATTCAAAATTGAAATGGTTACAACACCGATGAGGCCGGCGTTTCTTGATCGAAGGCCGAGGAAGGATGAAGATAACCATTCTTTTGAAGCTTCATTTGTCAAAGGATCATGA